The Pongo abelii isolate AG06213 chromosome 20, NHGRI_mPonAbe1-v2.0_pri, whole genome shotgun sequence genome window below encodes:
- the ZC3H4 gene encoding zinc finger CCCH domain-containing protein 4 isoform X4, translating to MPPTFRDTSAAVWEDGELEEGELEDDGAEETQDTSGGPERSRKEKGEKHHSDSDEEKSHRRLKRKRKKEREKEKRRSKKRRKSKHKRHASSSDDFSDFSDDSDFSPSEKGHRKYREYSPPYAPSHQQYPPSHATPLPKKAYSKMDSKSYGMYEDYENEQYGEYEGDEEEDMGKEDYDDFTKELNQYRRAKEGSSRGRGSRGRGRGYRGRGSRGGSRGRGMGRGSRGRGRGSMGGDHPEDEEDFYEEEMDYGESEEPMGDDDYDEYSKELNQYRRSKDSRGRGLSRGRGRGSRGRGKGMGRGRGRGGSRGGMNKGGMNDDEDFYDEDMGDGGGGSYRSRDHDKPHQQSDKKGKVICKYFVEGRCTWGDHCNFSHDIELPKKRELCKFYITGFCARAENCPYMHGDFPCKLYHTTGNCINGDDCMFSHDPLTEETRELLDKMLADDAEAGAEDEKEVEELKKQGINPLPKPPPGVGLLPTPPRPPGPQAPTSPNGRPMQGGPPPPPPPPPPPPGPPQMPMPVHEPLSPQQLQQQDMYNKKIPSLFEIVVRPTGQLAEKLGVRFPGPGGPPGPMGPGPNMGPPGPMGGPMHPDMHPDMHPDMHPDMHPDMHPDMPMGPGMNPGPPMGPGGPPMMPYGPGDSPHSGMMPPIPPAQNFYENFYQQQEGMEMEPGLLGDAEDYGHYEELPGEPGEHLFPEHPLEPDSFSEGGPPGRPKPGAGVPDFLPSAQRALYLRIQQKQQEEEERARRLAESSKQDRENEEGDTGNWYSSDEDEGGSSVTSILKTLRQQTSSRPPASVGELSSSGLGDPRLQKGHPTGSRLADPRLSRDPRLTRHAEASGGSGPGDSGPSDPRLARALPTSKPEGSLHSSPVGPSSSKGSGPPPTEEEEGERALREKAVNIPLDPLPGHPLRDPRSQLQQFSHIKKDVTLSKPSFARTVLWNPEDLIPLPVPKQDAVPPVPAALQSMPTLDPRLHRAATAGPPNARQRPGTSTDSSTQGANLPDFELLSRILKTVNATGSSATPGSSDKPSDPRVRKAPTDPRLQKPTDSTASSRAAKPGPAEVPSPTASPSGDASPPATAPYDPRVLAAGGLGQGGGGGQSSVLSGISLYDPRTPNAGGKATEPAADTGAQPKGAEGNGKSSASKAKEPPFVRKSALEQPETGKAGADGGAPTDRYNSYNRPRPKAAAVPAATTATPAPEGAPPQPGVHNLPVPTLFGTVKQAPKTGSGSPFAGNSPAREGEQDAASLKDVFKGFDPTASPFCQ from the exons ATGCCACCCACATTCAGAGACACAAGTGCAGCAGTTTG GGAAGATGGAGAGTTGGAAGAAGGAGAATTGGAAGATGATGGGGCAGAGGAGACCCAGGATACCTCCGGAGGGCCTGAGAGAAGCCGGAAAGAAAAAGGGGAGAAGCATCACAGTGATTCAGACGAGGAGAAGTCCCACAGGAGACTGAAGCGGAAACGGAAGAAAGAgcgggagaaagagaaaaggaggtcgaagaagaggaggaaatccAAGCACAAA CGCCATGCTTCTTCTAGCGATGACTTCTCTGACTTCTCAGATGACTCGGATTTCAGCCCCAGTGAGAAAGGGCACCGCAAGTACAGAGAGTACAGCCCCCCGTATGCGCCG tcccaccagcagtacCCCCCATCGCATGCCACGCCCCTGCCCAAGAAGGCTTACTCCAAGATGGACAGCAAGAGTTATGGCATGTACGAGGACTACGAGAATGAGCAGTATGGGGAATATGAGGGCGACGAGGAGGAGGACATGGGCAAGGAGGACTACGACGACTTCACCAAAGAGCTGAACCAGTACCGGCGTGCCAAGGAGGGCAGCAGCCGCGGCCGAG GCAGCCGAGGCCGGGGCCGGGGCTACAGGGGCCGAGGAAGCCGTGGAGGATCGCGAGGCCGCGGCATGGGCAGGGGCAGCCGAGGCAGGGGCAGAGGCTCTATGGGAGGAGACCACCCGGAGGACGAAGAGGATTTCTACGAGGAAGAGATGGAC TATGGAGAGAGTGAGGAGCCAATGGGAGACGATGACTATGACGAGTACTCCAAGGAGCTGAACCAGTACCGCCGCTCCAAGGACAgccgaggccgag GGCTAAGTCGAGGCCGTGGCCGGGGCTCCCGAGGTCGAGGGAAAGGGATGGGCCGGGGCCGAGGCCGAGGTGGTAGCCGAGGAGGGATGAACAAGGGCGGAATGAACGATGACGAAGACTTCTACGATGAGGACATGGGC GACGGTGGTGGTGGAAGCTACCGGAGTCGTGACCATGACAAGCCCCACCAGCAGTCGGACAAGAAAGGCAAAGTCATTTGCAAGTACTTCGTGGAAGGGCGCTGCACCTGG GGAGACCACTGTAATTTTAGCCATGACATCGAACTCCCAAAGAAGCGAGAACTGTGCAAGTTTTACATCACTGGATTTTGCGCCAGAGCTGAGAACTGTCCCTATATGCACG GTGATTTCCCGTGTAAGCTGTACCACACCACTGGGAACTGCATCAATGGTGACGACTGCATGTTTTCCCACGACCCTCTGACCGAAGAGACGAGGGAGCTCTTGGATAAG ATGTTGGCCGATGATGCAGAAGCAGGTGCCGAGGACGAGAAGGAGGTGGAGGAACTGAAGAAGCAGGGCATCAACCCCCTGCCCAAACCACCCCCTGGTGTGGGCCTCCTGCCCACCCCTCCTCGGCCCCCTGGCCCGCAGGCTCCAACCTCTCCCAACGGCAGGCCCATGCAGGGtggccccccgcccccgccccctccccccccACCACCGCCCGGGCCCCCTCAGATGCCCATGCCGGTGCATGAGCCGCTGTCCccgcagcagctgcagcagcaggacATGTACAACAAGAAGATCCCCTCCTTGTTTGAGATCGTGGTGCGGCCTACGGGCCAGCTGGCTGAGAAGCTGGGTGTGAG GTTCCCTGGACCCGGTGGACCCCCAGGGCCAATGGGCCCTGGGCCAAACATGGGACCCCCAGGGCCAATGGGCGGTCCAATGCATCCTGACATGCACCCCGACATGCACCCGGACATGCACCCCGACATGCACCCGGACATGCACCCTGACATGCCGATGGGCCCTGGCATGAATCCTGGCCCACCCATGGGCCCTGGCGGCCCTCCAATGATGCCCTACGGCCCTGGAGACTCCCCACATTCTGGAATGATGCCCCCTATCCCGCCAGCCCAGAACTTCTATGAAAACTTCTACCAGCAGCAGGAGGGCATGGAGATGGAGCCCGGACTCCTGGGGGATGCAG AGGACTACGGGCACTACGAAGAGCTGCCAGGGGAGCCTGGGGAGCACCTCTTCCCTGAGCACCCTCTGGAGCCCGACAGCTTCTCTGAGGGAGGGCCCCCAGGCCGGCCGAAGCCAGGCGCCGGTGTCCCTGACTTCCTGCCCTCAGCCCAGAGGGCCCTGTACCTGAGGATCCAGCAgaagcagcaggaggaggaggagagagcgAGGAGGCTGGCTGAGAGCAGCAAGCAGGACCGGGAGAATGAGGAAG GTGATACCGGAAACTGGTACTCAAGTGATGAGGATGAGGGTGGAAGCAGTGTCACCTCCATTCTGAAGACCCTGAGGCAACAGACGTCTAGCCGACCCCCGGCTTCAGTTGGAGAGCTGAGCAGCAGTGGGCTGGGGGACCCCCGCCTCCAGAAGGGACACCCCACAGGAAGCCGGCTGGCTGACCCTCGCCTCAGCCGGGACCCCAGACTCACCCGCCATGCGGAGGCTTCTGGCGGGTCTGGCCCAGGTGATTCGGGACCCTCCGATCCTCGGCTGGCTCGTGCCCTGCCCACCTCCAAGCCCGAAGGCAGCCTTCATTCCAGCCCTGTGGGCCCCAGCAGTTCCAAGGGGTCTGGGCCGCCCCCaacggaggaggaggaaggggagcgGGCCCTGCGGGAGAAGGCCGTGAACATTCCCCTGGACCCACTCCCCGGGCACCCCCTGCGGGACCCACGGTCACAGCTGCAGCAGTTCAGCCACATCAAGAAGGACGTGACCCTGAGCAAGCCCAGCTTCGCCCGCACCGTGCTCTGGAATCCGGAGGACCTGATCCCCCTACCCGTCCCCAAGCAGGACGCAGTGCCCCCTGTGCCCGCGGCCCTGCAATCCATGCCCACCCTGGACCCCCGGCTGCACCGTGCTGCCACGGCAGGGCCCCCCAACGCCCGGCAGCGCCCGGGCACCTCCACGGACTCCAGCACACAGGGTGCCAACCTCCCCGACTTTGAACTTCTCTCTCGCATCCTCAAGACAGTCAATGCCACCGGCTCCTCGGCCACCCCCGGTTCCAGCGACAAACCCAGTGACCCCCGGGTGCGGAAGGCCCCCACCGACCCTCGGCTGCAGAAACCCACAGACTCTACGGCCTCCTCCCGGGCTGCGAAGCCCGGCCCTGCCGAGGTGCCCTCTCCCACCGCCAGCCCGAGTGGGGATGCCTCCCCACCAGCCACTGCTCCCTACGACCCCCGAGTGCTGGCAGCCGGTGGACTGGGCCAGGGTGGAGGGGGCGGGCAGAGCAGCGTGCTGAGTGGTATCAGCCTCTACGACCCGAGGACTCCCAACGCTGGGGGCAAAGCCACAGAGCCGGCTGCTGACACAGGTGCCCAGCCCAAGGGTGCTGAGGGCAATGGCAAGAGCTCGGCCTCCAAGGCTAAGGAGCCCCCGTTCGTCCGCAAGTCTGCCCTGGAACAGCCAGAGACAGGGAAGGCCGGTGCTGATGGGGGCGCCCCCACGGACAGATACAACAGCTACAACCGGCCCCGGCCCAAGGCCGCTGCAGTCCCCGCTGCCACCACCGCCACCCCGGCCCCCGAGGGtgccccaccccagcctggggtgcaCAACCTGCCCGTGCCCACCCTCTTCGGGACGGTGAAGCAGGCACCCAAGACGGGCTCAGGAAGCCCATTTGCTGGGAACAGTCCGGCCCGCGAGGGTGAGCAGGATGCGGCATCCCTGAAGGATGTTTTTAAAGGCTTCGACCCCACAGCCTCCCCCTTTTGCCAGTAG
- the ZC3H4 gene encoding zinc finger CCCH domain-containing protein 4 isoform X6, whose protein sequence is MLRGREDGELEEGELEDDGAEETQDTSGGPERSRKEKGEKHHSDSDEEKSHRRLKRKRKKEREKEKRRSKKRRKSKHKRHASSSDDFSDFSDDSDFSPSEKGHRKYREYSPPYAPSHQQYPPSHATPLPKKAYSKMDSKSYGMYEDYENEQYGEYEGDEEEDMGKEDYDDFTKELNQYRRAKEGSSRGRGSRGRGRGYRGRGSRGGSRGRGMGRGSRGRGRGSMGGDHPEDEEDFYEEEMDYGESEEPMGDDDYDEYSKELNQYRRSKDSRGRGLSRGRGRGSRGRGKGMGRGRGRGGSRGGMNKGGMNDDEDFYDEDMGDGGGGSYRSRDHDKPHQQSDKKGKVICKYFVEGRCTWGDHCNFSHDIELPKKRELCKFYITGFCARAENCPYMHGDFPCKLYHTTGNCINGDDCMFSHDPLTEETRELLDKMLADDAEAGAEDEKEVEELKKQGINPLPKPPPGVGLLPTPPRPPGPQAPTSPNGRPMQGGPPPPPPPPPPPPGPPQMPMPVHEPLSPQQLQQQDMYNKKIPSLFEIVVRPTGQLAEKLGVRFPGPGGPPGPMGPGPNMGPPGPMGGPMHPDMHPDMHPDMHPDMHPDMHPDMPMGPGMNPGPPMGPGGPPMMPYGPGDSPHSGMMPPIPPAQNFYENFYQQQEGMEMEPGLLGDAEDYGHYEELPGEPGEHLFPEHPLEPDSFSEGGPPGRPKPGAGVPDFLPSAQRALYLRIQQKQQEEEERARRLAESSKQDRENEEGDTGNWYSSDEDEGGSSVTSILKTLRQQTSSRPPASVGELSSSGLGDPRLQKGHPTGSRLADPRLSRDPRLTRHAEASGGSGPGDSGPSDPRLARALPTSKPEGSLHSSPVGPSSSKGSGPPPTEEEEGERALREKAVNIPLDPLPGHPLRDPRSQLQQFSHIKKDVTLSKPSFARTVLWNPEDLIPLPVPKQDAVPPVPAALQSMPTLDPRLHRAATAGPPNARQRPGTSTDSSTQGANLPDFELLSRILKTVNATGSSATPGSSDKPSDPRVRKAPTDPRLQKPTDSTASSRAAKPGPAEVPSPTASPSGDASPPATAPYDPRVLAAGGLGQGGGGGQSSVLSGISLYDPRTPNAGGKATEPAADTGAQPKGAEGNGKSSASKAKEPPFVRKSALEQPETGKAGADGGAPTDRYNSYNRPRPKAAAVPAATTATPAPEGAPPQPGVHNLPVPTLFGTVKQAPKTGSGSPFAGNSPAREGEQDAASLKDVFKGFDPTASPFCQ, encoded by the exons ATGCTGAGGGGAAG GGAAGATGGAGAGTTGGAAGAAGGAGAATTGGAAGATGATGGGGCAGAGGAGACCCAGGATACCTCCGGAGGGCCTGAGAGAAGCCGGAAAGAAAAAGGGGAGAAGCATCACAGTGATTCAGACGAGGAGAAGTCCCACAGGAGACTGAAGCGGAAACGGAAGAAAGAgcgggagaaagagaaaaggaggtcgaagaagaggaggaaatccAAGCACAAA CGCCATGCTTCTTCTAGCGATGACTTCTCTGACTTCTCAGATGACTCGGATTTCAGCCCCAGTGAGAAAGGGCACCGCAAGTACAGAGAGTACAGCCCCCCGTATGCGCCG tcccaccagcagtacCCCCCATCGCATGCCACGCCCCTGCCCAAGAAGGCTTACTCCAAGATGGACAGCAAGAGTTATGGCATGTACGAGGACTACGAGAATGAGCAGTATGGGGAATATGAGGGCGACGAGGAGGAGGACATGGGCAAGGAGGACTACGACGACTTCACCAAAGAGCTGAACCAGTACCGGCGTGCCAAGGAGGGCAGCAGCCGCGGCCGAG GCAGCCGAGGCCGGGGCCGGGGCTACAGGGGCCGAGGAAGCCGTGGAGGATCGCGAGGCCGCGGCATGGGCAGGGGCAGCCGAGGCAGGGGCAGAGGCTCTATGGGAGGAGACCACCCGGAGGACGAAGAGGATTTCTACGAGGAAGAGATGGAC TATGGAGAGAGTGAGGAGCCAATGGGAGACGATGACTATGACGAGTACTCCAAGGAGCTGAACCAGTACCGCCGCTCCAAGGACAgccgaggccgag GGCTAAGTCGAGGCCGTGGCCGGGGCTCCCGAGGTCGAGGGAAAGGGATGGGCCGGGGCCGAGGCCGAGGTGGTAGCCGAGGAGGGATGAACAAGGGCGGAATGAACGATGACGAAGACTTCTACGATGAGGACATGGGC GACGGTGGTGGTGGAAGCTACCGGAGTCGTGACCATGACAAGCCCCACCAGCAGTCGGACAAGAAAGGCAAAGTCATTTGCAAGTACTTCGTGGAAGGGCGCTGCACCTGG GGAGACCACTGTAATTTTAGCCATGACATCGAACTCCCAAAGAAGCGAGAACTGTGCAAGTTTTACATCACTGGATTTTGCGCCAGAGCTGAGAACTGTCCCTATATGCACG GTGATTTCCCGTGTAAGCTGTACCACACCACTGGGAACTGCATCAATGGTGACGACTGCATGTTTTCCCACGACCCTCTGACCGAAGAGACGAGGGAGCTCTTGGATAAG ATGTTGGCCGATGATGCAGAAGCAGGTGCCGAGGACGAGAAGGAGGTGGAGGAACTGAAGAAGCAGGGCATCAACCCCCTGCCCAAACCACCCCCTGGTGTGGGCCTCCTGCCCACCCCTCCTCGGCCCCCTGGCCCGCAGGCTCCAACCTCTCCCAACGGCAGGCCCATGCAGGGtggccccccgcccccgccccctccccccccACCACCGCCCGGGCCCCCTCAGATGCCCATGCCGGTGCATGAGCCGCTGTCCccgcagcagctgcagcagcaggacATGTACAACAAGAAGATCCCCTCCTTGTTTGAGATCGTGGTGCGGCCTACGGGCCAGCTGGCTGAGAAGCTGGGTGTGAG GTTCCCTGGACCCGGTGGACCCCCAGGGCCAATGGGCCCTGGGCCAAACATGGGACCCCCAGGGCCAATGGGCGGTCCAATGCATCCTGACATGCACCCCGACATGCACCCGGACATGCACCCCGACATGCACCCGGACATGCACCCTGACATGCCGATGGGCCCTGGCATGAATCCTGGCCCACCCATGGGCCCTGGCGGCCCTCCAATGATGCCCTACGGCCCTGGAGACTCCCCACATTCTGGAATGATGCCCCCTATCCCGCCAGCCCAGAACTTCTATGAAAACTTCTACCAGCAGCAGGAGGGCATGGAGATGGAGCCCGGACTCCTGGGGGATGCAG AGGACTACGGGCACTACGAAGAGCTGCCAGGGGAGCCTGGGGAGCACCTCTTCCCTGAGCACCCTCTGGAGCCCGACAGCTTCTCTGAGGGAGGGCCCCCAGGCCGGCCGAAGCCAGGCGCCGGTGTCCCTGACTTCCTGCCCTCAGCCCAGAGGGCCCTGTACCTGAGGATCCAGCAgaagcagcaggaggaggaggagagagcgAGGAGGCTGGCTGAGAGCAGCAAGCAGGACCGGGAGAATGAGGAAG GTGATACCGGAAACTGGTACTCAAGTGATGAGGATGAGGGTGGAAGCAGTGTCACCTCCATTCTGAAGACCCTGAGGCAACAGACGTCTAGCCGACCCCCGGCTTCAGTTGGAGAGCTGAGCAGCAGTGGGCTGGGGGACCCCCGCCTCCAGAAGGGACACCCCACAGGAAGCCGGCTGGCTGACCCTCGCCTCAGCCGGGACCCCAGACTCACCCGCCATGCGGAGGCTTCTGGCGGGTCTGGCCCAGGTGATTCGGGACCCTCCGATCCTCGGCTGGCTCGTGCCCTGCCCACCTCCAAGCCCGAAGGCAGCCTTCATTCCAGCCCTGTGGGCCCCAGCAGTTCCAAGGGGTCTGGGCCGCCCCCaacggaggaggaggaaggggagcgGGCCCTGCGGGAGAAGGCCGTGAACATTCCCCTGGACCCACTCCCCGGGCACCCCCTGCGGGACCCACGGTCACAGCTGCAGCAGTTCAGCCACATCAAGAAGGACGTGACCCTGAGCAAGCCCAGCTTCGCCCGCACCGTGCTCTGGAATCCGGAGGACCTGATCCCCCTACCCGTCCCCAAGCAGGACGCAGTGCCCCCTGTGCCCGCGGCCCTGCAATCCATGCCCACCCTGGACCCCCGGCTGCACCGTGCTGCCACGGCAGGGCCCCCCAACGCCCGGCAGCGCCCGGGCACCTCCACGGACTCCAGCACACAGGGTGCCAACCTCCCCGACTTTGAACTTCTCTCTCGCATCCTCAAGACAGTCAATGCCACCGGCTCCTCGGCCACCCCCGGTTCCAGCGACAAACCCAGTGACCCCCGGGTGCGGAAGGCCCCCACCGACCCTCGGCTGCAGAAACCCACAGACTCTACGGCCTCCTCCCGGGCTGCGAAGCCCGGCCCTGCCGAGGTGCCCTCTCCCACCGCCAGCCCGAGTGGGGATGCCTCCCCACCAGCCACTGCTCCCTACGACCCCCGAGTGCTGGCAGCCGGTGGACTGGGCCAGGGTGGAGGGGGCGGGCAGAGCAGCGTGCTGAGTGGTATCAGCCTCTACGACCCGAGGACTCCCAACGCTGGGGGCAAAGCCACAGAGCCGGCTGCTGACACAGGTGCCCAGCCCAAGGGTGCTGAGGGCAATGGCAAGAGCTCGGCCTCCAAGGCTAAGGAGCCCCCGTTCGTCCGCAAGTCTGCCCTGGAACAGCCAGAGACAGGGAAGGCCGGTGCTGATGGGGGCGCCCCCACGGACAGATACAACAGCTACAACCGGCCCCGGCCCAAGGCCGCTGCAGTCCCCGCTGCCACCACCGCCACCCCGGCCCCCGAGGGtgccccaccccagcctggggtgcaCAACCTGCCCGTGCCCACCCTCTTCGGGACGGTGAAGCAGGCACCCAAGACGGGCTCAGGAAGCCCATTTGCTGGGAACAGTCCGGCCCGCGAGGGTGAGCAGGATGCGGCATCCCTGAAGGATGTTTTTAAAGGCTTCGACCCCACAGCCTCCCCCTTTTGCCAGTAG